Proteins encoded in a region of the Flammeovirga yaeyamensis genome:
- a CDS encoding family 20 glycosylhydrolase: protein MKVDLTYQMRIFITFLVLGLLGLNGCVGTKDNGKHDILIHWQQVGNDVNEKGESFAQLTIKNIGKNTFTKGDWALYFNNKPCTNLDVNAIGDQVSIKRINGDFFEVKPTEKFKALDKGESLVLDLYTNSAVIKYTDAAGGFYFLFKNKGKEEFYTPAYEVGKFTPDMAVMSKDDTYEVENKFIRYKNNAKLTKVELTTAQKIIPTPIQVIEGKGGFDIALIKEIVSNSATNKQAELLQKYIKESTDKDIAIVDKATSDHYIKLVNKRVNAPSEEAYQLDIKEKEITIQGTEKGLVYGIQSLRALLPLKGESSTIKSVSIKDYPRFGYRGFMMDVARNFQTKETILNLLDVMGFYKMNTLHFHLTDDEGWRIELEKFPELIELGSKRAHPTSPYSTIPSYGSGAKGIDGVSNGYYSKEDYIEILKYAHARNIEIIPEVDIPGHARIAINAMSYRAEKLLKEGKSPEEANKYLLNDPNDASEYSSVQGFDDNTICPCQETSYNFIEALVTEFQSIYNEAGVPLETIHFGGDEVAKGVWEKSPICQEFMKENNLKDVEAIKGYYALRIAKMAKKNKVKLQLWDDILHHAKGMSPENLTLNAWDNSWGVGTEDFGYKRANQGYDVILTSVSSLYFDMAYTKEVDEPGFYWGDYNDTRAVFNYLPTHFFDIDHKLRLGGVLTVEEMKDKERLTKKGLSHIKGIQGAMWAETLKSSDRLEYMIYPKMLALAERGWAKSLVNKGEQGDAIIKKLDKQWNVFANALGQREFNRLATWGRNYRIPPVGLQVEDNKVSANIAYPGLTVRYAKAGEELTNKSPEFTSAIALDGNYQFAAFDALGNHGRVISVSEKDNLTSMK from the coding sequence ATGAAAGTCGATCTAACTTATCAAATGAGAATTTTTATTACGTTTTTAGTCCTTGGGCTATTGGGACTTAATGGATGCGTTGGAACAAAAGATAACGGTAAGCACGATATTCTTATTCACTGGCAACAAGTGGGCAATGATGTGAATGAAAAAGGAGAATCGTTTGCACAATTAACTATTAAAAACATTGGGAAAAATACATTTACCAAAGGTGATTGGGCATTGTATTTTAATAATAAACCTTGTACCAATTTAGATGTAAATGCTATTGGAGACCAAGTAAGCATTAAACGCATCAATGGCGACTTTTTTGAGGTAAAACCCACTGAAAAATTCAAAGCATTAGACAAAGGAGAAAGTTTAGTATTAGACTTATATACCAACAGTGCAGTAATTAAATATACTGATGCTGCCGGTGGTTTCTATTTCTTATTTAAGAATAAAGGAAAAGAAGAATTTTACACTCCAGCTTATGAAGTAGGTAAATTCACCCCTGATATGGCTGTGATGTCGAAAGACGATACTTATGAAGTAGAAAATAAGTTCATCCGATATAAGAACAATGCGAAACTGACCAAAGTTGAATTAACTACAGCACAAAAGATTATACCAACACCTATTCAAGTTATTGAGGGTAAAGGAGGATTTGATATTGCTTTAATAAAAGAGATTGTATCGAATTCAGCAACCAATAAACAAGCAGAGTTACTACAAAAGTATATCAAAGAGTCGACAGATAAGGATATTGCTATTGTAGATAAAGCCACTTCAGATCATTATATTAAGCTAGTCAACAAGAGAGTAAACGCTCCTTCAGAAGAAGCTTATCAATTAGACATTAAAGAGAAAGAAATTACTATTCAAGGTACTGAAAAAGGCCTTGTATATGGCATCCAATCTTTAAGAGCATTATTACCATTAAAAGGGGAAAGTTCAACCATCAAATCGGTAAGCATTAAAGATTACCCTCGATTTGGTTATAGAGGTTTTATGATGGATGTTGCTCGTAACTTCCAAACGAAAGAAACGATCTTGAACCTATTGGATGTGATGGGATTCTACAAAATGAATACCTTACATTTCCACTTAACAGATGATGAAGGTTGGAGAATTGAATTAGAAAAATTCCCTGAATTGATTGAACTAGGTTCGAAAAGAGCTCACCCGACATCTCCTTATTCTACGATTCCATCTTATGGATCTGGAGCAAAAGGTATTGATGGTGTTTCTAATGGCTACTACTCAAAAGAAGATTATATCGAAATATTAAAATATGCTCACGCTAGAAATATTGAAATCATTCCTGAAGTTGATATTCCTGGTCATGCTAGAATTGCCATTAATGCAATGAGCTACAGAGCCGAAAAACTTCTTAAAGAAGGTAAATCTCCTGAAGAAGCGAATAAATATTTATTGAATGATCCTAACGATGCCTCAGAGTATTCTTCAGTACAAGGATTTGATGATAACACAATTTGTCCTTGTCAGGAAACATCTTACAACTTCATTGAAGCGTTGGTAACAGAATTCCAATCGATCTACAACGAAGCAGGTGTTCCTTTAGAAACAATTCACTTTGGTGGTGATGAAGTAGCAAAAGGTGTTTGGGAGAAATCTCCAATTTGTCAGGAATTCATGAAAGAAAATAACCTTAAAGATGTTGAAGCAATCAAAGGATATTATGCTTTAAGAATTGCCAAAATGGCGAAGAAAAACAAAGTGAAGCTTCAGTTATGGGATGATATTTTACACCATGCTAAAGGAATGTCTCCAGAGAATTTAACGCTTAACGCGTGGGACAACTCTTGGGGTGTAGGTACTGAGGATTTTGGTTACAAAAGAGCCAACCAAGGATACGATGTTATTCTAACTTCTGTATCAAGCTTATATTTTGATATGGCATATACTAAAGAAGTTGACGAGCCAGGCTTCTATTGGGGTGATTACAACGATACAAGAGCTGTTTTCAACTACCTTCCTACTCACTTCTTTGATATTGATCATAAGTTAAGATTGGGTGGGGTACTTACAGTGGAAGAGATGAAAGATAAAGAAAGACTAACGAAGAAAGGTCTTTCTCATATTAAAGGTATTCAAGGAGCGATGTGGGCTGAGACTTTAAAATCAAGCGATCGTTTGGAATACATGATTTACCCTAAAATGTTGGCTTTAGCAGAAAGAGGATGGGCAAAATCACTTGTCAATAAAGGAGAGCAAGGTGATGCTATCATCAAAAAGTTAGATAAGCAATGGAATGTTTTTGCTAATGCTTTAGGACAAAGAGAATTTAACCGTTTAGCTACTTGGGGTAGAAATTACAGAATTCCTCCAGTAGGTTTACAAGTGGAAGATAATAAAGTGAGTGCGAATATTGCTTATCCAGGATTAACCGTCAGATATGCCAAAGCAGGTGAAGAGTTGACTAACAAATCTCCTGAGTTTACATCGGCTATCGCTTTAGATGGCAACTACCAATTTGCAGCATTTGATGCATTGGGAAATCATGGTAGAGTAATTAGCGTTTCAGAAAAAGACAACTTGACTTCAATGAAATAA
- a CDS encoding antibiotic biosynthesis monooxygenase family protein — MIAVLFEVFPKEENKEEYLKIATNLKPLLADINGFISIERFESLQNPGKLLSLSYWENEEAIEQWRNVMTHREGQAKGAQYIFSDYTIRVGQIIREYGLNERNEAPSDSKAYHD, encoded by the coding sequence ATGATCGCAGTACTTTTTGAGGTTTTCCCAAAAGAGGAAAACAAAGAAGAATATTTAAAAATTGCCACCAACCTAAAACCACTATTGGCTGATATTAATGGATTTATTTCTATTGAAAGGTTTGAAAGTCTACAGAATCCTGGGAAACTTTTATCCTTATCTTATTGGGAAAATGAAGAAGCTATTGAGCAATGGAGGAATGTGATGACCCATAGAGAGGGTCAGGCAAAAGGCGCTCAATATATATTTTCTGATTATACCATCCGTGTGGGGCAGATTATAAGAGAATATGGTTTGAATGAGCGAAATGAAGCGCCATCAGATAGTAAAGCCTATCATGATTAA
- the rocD gene encoding ornithine--oxo-acid transaminase, with protein MENVMAMTSQEAMEMEKKYGANNYAPLPVVLSKGEGVFVWDVEGKRYYDFLSAYSAVNQGHVHPRILNVMIEQASKLTLTSRAFYSDQLGIAEKKLCDTFGFERAILMNTGAEGNETAIKLARKWGYEKKGIPANEAIIVGVEKNFHGRTTTIISASTDPVATTNFGPYMPGFNIIPYNDLSAVEEALQNPNVAGLWLEPIQGEAGVYLPDEGYLKACQELCKKHNVLFMVDEVQTGVGRTGKLLASDYDEFKPDMVILGKAISGGFYPVSAVLTSSEVMDVFKPGEHGSTYGGNPLGCAVMVEALNVLEEEKLMENAFHLGNIFREKMTELCGKTDLLVNVRGKGLLNALIVNDTEESSTATKICYALMDKGLLAKPTHGNIIRFAPPLVINEEQLNECVEIITEVVMNFEK; from the coding sequence ATGGAAAATGTAATGGCTATGACTTCGCAAGAAGCAATGGAGATGGAGAAGAAGTATGGTGCGAATAACTATGCTCCCCTTCCTGTTGTACTTTCTAAAGGTGAAGGCGTATTTGTATGGGATGTAGAAGGAAAAAGGTATTACGATTTTCTTTCGGCTTACTCCGCAGTAAACCAAGGACACGTTCATCCTCGTATTTTGAACGTGATGATTGAACAAGCATCCAAGCTAACGCTTACTTCAAGAGCATTTTATAGCGATCAATTAGGTATTGCAGAAAAGAAACTTTGCGATACTTTTGGATTCGAAAGAGCCATCTTGATGAACACAGGTGCTGAAGGAAACGAAACAGCTATCAAATTGGCGCGTAAGTGGGGTTATGAGAAAAAAGGTATTCCAGCAAATGAGGCAATCATTGTTGGTGTAGAGAAGAACTTCCACGGTAGAACGACTACAATTATTTCAGCATCAACTGACCCTGTTGCCACAACAAACTTTGGCCCTTATATGCCAGGTTTTAATATCATTCCTTACAATGATTTATCAGCAGTAGAAGAAGCACTTCAAAACCCTAACGTAGCCGGTCTATGGTTAGAGCCTATTCAAGGCGAAGCAGGTGTATATCTTCCTGATGAAGGATATTTAAAGGCTTGTCAAGAACTATGTAAAAAGCACAATGTACTTTTCATGGTAGACGAAGTACAAACGGGTGTAGGTAGAACAGGTAAGTTGTTAGCCTCTGATTACGACGAGTTCAAACCAGATATGGTTATTCTTGGTAAAGCGATATCAGGTGGTTTCTACCCAGTATCTGCGGTATTGACTTCATCTGAAGTTATGGATGTATTCAAGCCAGGTGAGCACGGTTCAACTTACGGTGGTAACCCACTTGGTTGTGCAGTTATGGTAGAAGCATTGAACGTTCTTGAAGAAGAAAAATTAATGGAAAATGCTTTCCATTTGGGTAATATCTTCAGAGAGAAAATGACAGAACTTTGTGGTAAAACAGATCTTTTGGTGAATGTTAGAGGTAAAGGTTTATTGAATGCCTTGATTGTTAACGATACAGAAGAATCATCGACTGCTACAAAAATCTGTTACGCATTAATGGATAAAGGACTTCTTGCAAAACCTACACATGGTAACATCATCCGTTTTGCTCCTCCATTGGTCATCAACGAAGAACAATTAAATGAGTGTGTTGAGATTATTACTGAAGTGGTAATGAACTTTGAAAAATAA
- a CDS encoding OmpA family protein encodes MGNIFKKEGILLILLLTILFTSPVFAQKKKKKKNKKVQETEKNEGSGLSIQEFQPTKVNNVVKLPGLKFPNINKIPLYQNNALLAQIARLERNKQWEEYRELLYKYVTSFGINNFLRLEDMDLMWRLANVSEYLGDRALAKETYRLLLRHNRGDIKKALAHYEDLTLFDKPLYANIDDYYRLVEKRALIDTLTPPEDVLIEMGPEVNSDFSDYGMTLGGENQSQLLFTSNRSERDTSEFNKQFNPKKHNENIYISTKTDYDMWGMAEPLETINTNYNEGSPFLSKDGKTLYFIRCMTPEGYGDCDIYYSKKNEDGTWDEAVNLGSKINSYAWDSHPSLSMTEDTLYFASDRKGGFGSSDIYFSVKDSKGEWGKAKNIGPFINSRGSELSPYPHVKYPILYFSSSVGIVNFGGFDIYKSFIVDGEFSEPKNVGPLVNGSGDEYYFAIDAEAKQLYYAKSKVKGNPNLDMQSFPLPMEAKPNNTVRFSGRVVEPTTGEVFKGVVTIIDLSDRVEVAPKKIREDGSFDFELINDKKYLLVIEGDNFFQIEEIFFVDGDKHVQIPAVSVNSSLSFASIDFDPGSAKLKPEMENNLHLVIDFLVKHTNYRLIVTGHTDSDGNHDANVKLSKERAESIKEFIINYGELTNDRVIADGKGDYQPIVKNPTTPEEKRLNRRVEFKIFLDEYRISVPVDDNDDINWED; translated from the coding sequence ATGGGAAACATCTTCAAAAAAGAAGGGATCTTACTAATATTACTCTTGACTATTTTATTTACCTCGCCTGTTTTCGCGCAAAAGAAAAAAAAGAAGAAGAATAAAAAAGTTCAAGAAACTGAGAAAAACGAAGGGAGTGGACTTAGCATTCAAGAATTTCAACCTACAAAAGTGAATAATGTAGTGAAACTTCCTGGATTGAAATTTCCGAATATCAATAAAATACCGCTCTACCAAAACAATGCACTTTTAGCCCAAATTGCCCGTTTGGAACGTAATAAACAATGGGAAGAATACCGTGAGTTATTATACAAATATGTAACTTCCTTTGGCATCAATAACTTTCTAAGATTGGAAGATATGGACCTCATGTGGAGGTTGGCCAATGTGTCAGAGTATTTAGGTGATAGAGCTTTGGCTAAGGAAACCTATCGATTACTTTTAAGACATAACCGTGGTGATATTAAAAAGGCTTTGGCACATTACGAAGATCTAACACTATTTGATAAACCCCTTTATGCTAATATCGATGATTATTATCGATTGGTCGAAAAAAGAGCATTAATAGATACTTTAACTCCTCCAGAGGATGTTTTGATCGAAATGGGGCCTGAAGTAAACTCCGATTTCTCTGATTATGGAATGACACTAGGAGGAGAAAATCAATCCCAATTGCTATTTACAAGTAACCGTTCTGAGCGTGATACTTCTGAGTTCAACAAACAATTCAATCCAAAAAAGCACAACGAAAATATTTACATCTCCACAAAAACCGATTACGATATGTGGGGAATGGCAGAACCTCTAGAAACCATCAATACTAATTATAATGAAGGCTCTCCTTTCTTAAGTAAAGATGGGAAGACACTTTATTTTATTAGATGTATGACTCCTGAGGGGTATGGAGATTGTGATATCTATTACAGTAAGAAAAATGAGGATGGCACATGGGATGAAGCGGTCAATTTAGGATCAAAAATAAATTCCTATGCTTGGGATTCTCACCCTTCTCTATCGATGACAGAGGATACGCTCTATTTTGCATCGGATAGAAAGGGCGGGTTTGGTAGTTCTGATATTTATTTCAGTGTAAAAGATAGCAAGGGTGAATGGGGTAAAGCCAAGAATATTGGACCTTTTATCAATTCTAGAGGAAGTGAGTTAAGCCCATATCCACATGTGAAATATCCGATCTTATATTTTTCATCATCCGTAGGGATTGTCAATTTTGGTGGTTTTGATATTTATAAATCATTCATTGTGGATGGTGAGTTTTCTGAACCAAAAAATGTTGGACCACTAGTAAACGGATCAGGTGATGAATACTATTTTGCCATAGATGCAGAGGCAAAACAGTTGTATTATGCAAAATCAAAAGTGAAAGGTAATCCTAATTTAGATATGCAATCCTTTCCATTACCCATGGAAGCTAAACCTAATAACACTGTACGTTTCTCTGGAAGGGTGGTAGAACCCACAACAGGGGAAGTATTTAAAGGTGTAGTAACAATTATCGATTTATCGGATAGAGTAGAAGTGGCTCCTAAAAAAATTAGAGAAGATGGCTCTTTCGATTTTGAATTGATCAATGATAAAAAGTACTTACTAGTGATTGAAGGAGATAACTTTTTCCAAATCGAAGAAATTTTCTTCGTTGATGGAGATAAGCACGTTCAAATCCCTGCAGTTTCAGTAAACAGTTCACTTTCTTTTGCTTCCATTGATTTTGATCCAGGGAGTGCCAAGCTAAAACCTGAGATGGAAAATAACCTGCATCTTGTGATTGACTTTTTGGTAAAGCACACCAATTATAGATTGATAGTGACAGGTCATACCGACTCTGATGGCAATCACGATGCGAACGTAAAGTTGTCAAAGGAAAGAGCGGAATCTATCAAAGAGTTTATTATTAACTATGGTGAGTTAACCAATGATCGTGTAATTGCAGATGGAAAGGGTGATTATCAGCCGATTGTTAAGAACCCAACAACTCCAGAAGAAAAACGATTAAACCGTAGAGTAGAATTCAAAATTTTCTTGGATGAATATCGAATATCAGTTCCGGTAGATGATAATGACGATATCAATTGGGAAGATTAA